In a genomic window of [Empedobacter] haloabium:
- a CDS encoding glycosyltransferase family 4 protein, which translates to MRVLHFYKTYFPESRGGVEQVIRQMCVGTSRLGVTNEVLTLTRGGAADSFDIDGHLVHRVPQAFEIASNSVSFGVIGKLAELARQADVIHYHFPWPFMDLAHFLARVDKPSVVTYHSDIVRQKALLKLYSPLMHRFLARVDAIVATSPNYFASSEILKRYNGKVHTIPFGLDKSTYPLPRADLLDKWRARVGERFFLFVGVLRYYKGLHILLDAMARLDYPVVIVGAGPIEQELKQHAARLGLTHVQFVGAVDEDDKVALLTLCYAMAFPSHLRSEAFGISLLEGAMYGKPMISSEIGTGTTYINSHGETGLVVPPSDPEAFAAAMRTLWENPQLAADMGQRAEARYWKLFAAEKMAQDYLDLYHRLVG; encoded by the coding sequence ATGCGCGTTCTTCACTTCTACAAGACCTATTTTCCCGAGTCGCGCGGCGGCGTCGAGCAGGTGATCCGCCAGATGTGCGTGGGCACCAGCCGGCTGGGCGTGACGAACGAGGTGCTGACGCTGACCCGCGGCGGTGCCGCCGACAGTTTCGACATCGACGGCCACCTGGTACACCGCGTGCCGCAGGCCTTCGAGATCGCGTCGAACTCGGTGTCGTTCGGCGTCATCGGCAAGCTGGCCGAGCTGGCGCGCCAGGCCGACGTGATCCATTACCACTTCCCGTGGCCGTTCATGGACCTGGCGCACTTCCTGGCGCGCGTGGACAAGCCCAGCGTGGTGACGTACCACTCCGACATCGTGCGCCAGAAGGCGCTGCTGAAGCTGTACTCGCCGCTGATGCACCGCTTCCTGGCCCGGGTGGACGCGATCGTCGCCACGTCACCGAACTATTTTGCCTCGTCCGAGATCCTCAAGCGCTACAACGGCAAGGTCCATACGATCCCGTTCGGGCTGGACAAGTCGACCTATCCGCTGCCGCGTGCCGACCTGCTGGACAAGTGGCGCGCCCGGGTGGGCGAGCGCTTCTTCCTGTTCGTCGGCGTGCTGCGTTATTACAAGGGTCTGCACATCCTGCTGGACGCGATGGCGCGGCTGGACTACCCGGTCGTCATCGTCGGCGCCGGCCCGATCGAGCAGGAACTGAAGCAGCACGCGGCGCGCCTGGGCCTGACGCACGTGCAGTTCGTCGGCGCAGTGGACGAGGACGACAAGGTGGCGCTGCTGACGCTGTGCTACGCGATGGCGTTCCCGTCGCATCTGCGCTCGGAAGCGTTCGGCATCTCGCTGCTGGAGGGCGCGATGTACGGCAAGCCGATGATCTCCAGCGAGATCGGCACCGGCACCACCTACATCAACAGCCATGGGGAAACAGGCCTGGTGGTGCCGCCCAGCGATCCGGAGGCCTTCGCCGCGGCGATGCGCACGCTGTGGGAAAACCCGCAGCTGGCGGCCGACATGGGGCAACGCGCCGAGGCCCGTTACTGGAAATTGTTCGCGGCCGAGAAGATGGCGCAGGACTACCTCGACCTGTACCACCGCCTGGTGGGCTAG
- a CDS encoding GDP-mannose 4,6-dehydratase, producing MSAVLPPLQLLSGAREGAGKRALVTGIAGFTGRYVAQELALAGYEVYGTATPAADGTLPPNVLGVDLLDRDGLAAAVREAAPDVVVHLAAIAFVAHSDVEQIYRVNVVGTRNLLEALAQAPKKPSCVLLASSANIYGNTDVPVIHEDVPAAPANDYAVSKLAMEYMARLWMDKLPIVMARPFNYTGVGQADNFLLPKIVSHFRRKEARIELGNLHVWRDFSDVRMVAAAYRHLLAAAPGGSAAQRVFNVSSGSAWSLGEVLDMMADIAGYRIDVHVNPAFVRANEVERLTGDNRRLQAVVGTITPPPLAETLRWMYEA from the coding sequence ATGAGCGCCGTCCTGCCGCCGTTGCAGCTGTTGTCCGGCGCCCGCGAAGGGGCGGGCAAGCGTGCCCTGGTCACCGGTATCGCCGGCTTCACCGGGCGGTACGTGGCGCAGGAACTGGCCCTGGCGGGCTATGAGGTGTATGGCACCGCCACGCCAGCCGCGGATGGCACGCTGCCGCCCAACGTCCTCGGCGTCGACCTGCTGGACCGCGACGGCCTGGCCGCCGCGGTGCGCGAAGCGGCGCCGGACGTCGTGGTGCACCTGGCCGCGATTGCGTTCGTCGCCCACTCGGACGTCGAACAGATCTACCGCGTCAACGTGGTCGGTACGCGCAACCTGCTGGAAGCGCTGGCGCAGGCGCCGAAGAAGCCGTCTTGCGTGCTGCTCGCGTCCAGCGCGAACATCTATGGCAATACCGATGTGCCGGTGATCCACGAGGACGTGCCGGCGGCACCCGCCAACGACTACGCCGTCAGCAAGCTGGCGATGGAATACATGGCGCGGCTGTGGATGGACAAGCTGCCCATCGTCATGGCTCGTCCCTTCAATTACACGGGCGTCGGCCAGGCCGACAACTTCCTGCTGCCGAAGATCGTCTCGCACTTCCGCCGCAAGGAAGCGCGCATCGAGCTGGGCAACCTGCACGTATGGCGCGATTTTTCCGACGTGCGCATGGTCGCGGCGGCGTATCGCCACCTGCTGGCGGCGGCGCCGGGCGGCAGCGCGGCGCAGCGCGTCTTCAACGTCAGCTCCGGCAGCGCCTGGTCGCTGGGCGAGGTGCTGGACATGATGGCCGACATCGCCGGCTACCGCATCGACGTGCACGTCAACCCTGCCTTCGTGCGCGCCAACGAAGTCGAGCGCCTGACGGGCGACAACCGGCGCCTGCAGGCTGTCGTCGGCACGATCACCCCGCCGCCGCTGGCCGAAACGCTGCGCTGGATGTACGAGGCGTGA
- a CDS encoding response regulator yields MNDQTFRPAATTPQPPLILAVDDEASNLQLLRQILQDQYRLLFAKDGARALELARQERPALILLDVMMPGMSGHDACRQLKADPATAGIPVIFVTALSSPEDEVEGFDAGAVDYITKPVSAPIVRARVRTHLSLVRLDELKETRLQIVQRLGLAAEYKDNETGMHVIRMSHYARLLGVAVGMDETQADDLLHAAPMHDVGKIGIPDRILQKPAALDKDEWAIMQSHALIGGDIIGEHPHGMLKLARDIALTHHEKWDGSGYPNGLAGSAIPLVGRIVAIADVFDALTSARPYKAAWPVEEAVQYMKQQRGRHFDPELVDLFLQQLPAIRAIMDKWAER; encoded by the coding sequence ATGAACGACCAGACCTTCCGACCCGCCGCCACCACGCCGCAACCGCCGCTGATCCTGGCGGTGGACGACGAGGCCTCCAACCTGCAGCTGCTGCGCCAGATCCTGCAGGACCAGTACCGGCTGCTGTTCGCCAAGGACGGCGCGCGCGCGCTCGAGCTGGCGCGCCAGGAACGCCCCGCCCTGATCCTGCTCGACGTCATGATGCCGGGCATGAGCGGCCACGACGCCTGTCGCCAGCTCAAGGCCGATCCCGCCACGGCCGGGATTCCCGTCATCTTCGTCACCGCGCTGTCCTCGCCCGAGGACGAGGTGGAAGGCTTCGACGCCGGCGCCGTCGACTACATCACGAAGCCCGTCAGCGCGCCGATCGTGCGGGCACGCGTGCGCACCCACCTGTCGCTGGTACGGCTGGACGAGTTGAAGGAAACCCGGCTGCAGATCGTGCAGCGCCTGGGCCTGGCCGCCGAGTACAAGGACAACGAGACCGGCATGCACGTGATCCGCATGAGCCATTACGCGCGCCTCTTGGGCGTGGCGGTCGGCATGGACGAGACGCAGGCGGACGACCTGCTGCACGCGGCGCCGATGCACGACGTGGGCAAGATCGGCATCCCCGACCGCATCCTGCAGAAGCCGGCCGCGCTGGACAAGGACGAGTGGGCCATCATGCAGTCGCACGCGCTGATCGGCGGCGACATCATCGGCGAACACCCGCACGGCATGCTGAAGCTGGCGCGCGACATCGCGCTGACGCACCACGAAAAATGGGACGGCAGCGGCTATCCGAACGGCCTGGCCGGCAGCGCGATCCCGCTGGTGGGCCGCATCGTCGCGATCGCCGACGTGTTCGACGCGCTGACCTCGGCGCGGCCGTACAAGGCCGCCTGGCCCGTCGAGGAAGCGGTGCAGTACATGAAGCAGCAGCGCGGCCGCCACTTCGACCCGGAGCTGGTCGACCTGTTCCTGCAGCAGTTGCCGGCCATCCGCGCCATCATGGACAAGTGGGCGGAGCGCTAG
- a CDS encoding glycosyltransferase family 1 protein, translating into MTPGLPRIGLATTTTEPGLTGGRLDGIGVYSRALLRELPGAGCAVQPFSFGPAAALTVGRPLPRSLPLAMLADVAGARMALDVDLYHATDYRIVRMNCPVVATLHDALPIAHPEWCNPRLRGLKNWLQARGARQADHVIAVSRYAIAELVRFFGVDERRISVVHNGVDEAWLDRVPAQQVEATLRELGLRPGYFLTVGTLQPRKNVERLLQAYLGLPASIRAQRQLVVVGAPGARSEDAVNRIRAAQQHGENVVWLSSLTNVDQLRHVYAGAGVFVFPSLYEGFGIPVVEAFASGVPVVASNTTSLPEVTAGAAIDVDPLSVTAIGSAMLELARDEALRKRCSAAGTVRALQLTWRETARHTAAVYRSILK; encoded by the coding sequence GTGACTCCAGGGCTGCCCCGCATCGGCCTGGCGACGACGACGACGGAACCCGGGCTGACGGGCGGCCGTCTCGACGGAATCGGTGTCTACAGCCGCGCACTGCTGCGCGAGCTGCCGGGGGCCGGTTGCGCCGTGCAGCCTTTTTCGTTCGGTCCGGCCGCCGCATTGACCGTTGGCCGTCCGCTGCCGCGCTCCCTGCCGCTGGCCATGCTGGCCGACGTCGCGGGCGCGCGCATGGCGCTGGACGTGGACCTGTATCACGCCACCGACTACCGCATCGTGCGCATGAACTGCCCCGTCGTCGCCACGCTGCACGACGCGCTGCCGATCGCGCATCCGGAGTGGTGCAACCCGCGCTTGCGCGGCCTGAAGAACTGGTTGCAGGCGCGCGGCGCGCGCCAGGCCGACCACGTCATCGCCGTCAGCCGCTATGCGATCGCCGAGCTGGTACGATTCTTCGGCGTGGACGAGCGCCGCATCAGCGTCGTCCACAACGGCGTCGACGAGGCCTGGCTCGATCGCGTGCCGGCACAGCAGGTCGAAGCCACGCTGCGCGAGCTGGGCCTGCGCCCCGGCTACTTCCTGACGGTCGGAACGCTGCAGCCGCGCAAGAACGTCGAGCGCCTGCTGCAGGCGTATCTCGGCCTGCCGGCCAGCATCCGCGCGCAGCGCCAGCTCGTCGTCGTCGGGGCGCCCGGCGCGCGCAGCGAGGACGCGGTCAACCGCATCCGTGCCGCCCAACAGCATGGCGAGAACGTCGTCTGGCTGAGCAGCCTGACGAATGTCGACCAGCTGCGCCACGTGTATGCCGGCGCCGGGGTGTTCGTCTTTCCGTCGCTGTATGAAGGCTTCGGCATTCCCGTGGTGGAGGCGTTCGCGTCCGGCGTGCCGGTGGTGGCGTCGAACACGACGTCGCTGCCGGAGGTGACGGCGGGCGCTGCGATCGACGTCGATCCGTTGTCGGTGACCGCCATCGGCAGCGCCATGCTGGAACTGGCGCGCGACGAGGCGCTGCGCAAGCGCTGCAGCGCGGCCGGCACGGTGCGCGCGCTGCAGCTGACCTGGCGCGAGACGGCCCGCCACACCGCGGCCGTGTACCGCTCGATCCTCAAGTAA